The region atgctttcgcaattttctcttttgaggtaagttttccttcttcaatcttgatctagttaatttcttcatttttttttccatcttttggtaccacatatgttgcattcggtcgattcgaagttacaaaattttcaaatattctatatacaatttggaaatttttctaatattcactttctttggcctaatgttcaaagatttctatctataactcctaaaatctactacatatttttaaattatactataatctaatgaaatatatacatttttgtatgtttgagacattaattactttggaatccctgatttatcattcgatatcctatccctatccattttttacaattttattaggaatttcagctaatattacatttttgagattgcatctagatgtaattcactagatcacaagctatttcatgaaaattaacataggaaatataaaataaatgattattttttatcattttgaatgaaaattgaatattcagtcttttgactcttttaacattatttacatgatatataaatggttcctgatacttgagttgaatatcttttgttgattttatcaaattgaacttgaactttattaatattttcattttgtttcagatcctgagatgctttgaatgaatattgatatagtactttagaaatattggatttatgctacttttataatgtgcaagtgaatggaataaatgaataaagttactctactttcttaaaaattattggatcatatcaagttaaaatttattatctatttgatatatgtatatatatatatatatatatatatatatatatatatatatatatatatatatatatatatatatatatatatatatatatatatatatatatatatatatacatatatcaacaattttaattcccaatatacaacaatagttatgagtatgataaggggtgtgggaaaattgataagtgttataatttcactcttctttatttcattcagtcgacgtttcgatcccgatggggaccttcttcaggactctataatagcaatagaaaacagtcaaaaacatggcaatcacaaaacatgtaaaaatagtacataccgaaatacagagttgtaaagatcttatttgaacacaaatcaatagctctcaagaaagcaatgatcaagaacatcaacaaatttagcgaaaaaagatctgatatttcgttagcacaagagtagaaatcaattatcatatgtaaataaggtaaacagaataatcaacaaaatgagaggttgtcaaaaatgttgtcaaccagacttgccacagaatagacgcacatgacaaatgaaacatagaatagcattaaatcacacttggtcgcagtaattcactctcaccgaactcagaacaaatgcgattattgaaagactccatgaaccgaatccaatcccctctcacagaaatagtccggaacacagaattcattattacgttatcccgactgtagaacttgtttttgactgttttctattgctattgtagagtcctgaagaaggtccccatcgggatcgaaacgtcgactaaatgaaataaagaagagtgaaattataacacttatcaattttcccacaccccttttcatgtatatatatatatatatatatatatatatatatatatatatatatatatatatatatatatatatatatatatatatatatatatatatatatatatatatatatatatatatatatatattatatattatatattatatatatataattataacacttatcaattttcccacaccccttatcatatatatatatatatatatatatatatatatatatatatatatatatatatatatatatatatatatatatatatatatatatatatatatatatatatatatatatatatatatatatatatatatatatatatatatatgataaggggtgtgggaaaattgataagtgttataatttcactctaaATATTATACGCAGGGGAGGTATTTATTGCCTTCGGGGAGTGACGACCTCGCGGACCCCAGTCGCCAGCTTGCTCAATGTTAGCACCTTCGAGcaagttttgttttttcaattcgctAGCCCTATGCGCACTAGATTACAGGGCGGGGAGGAGTTTCAGGCCGGCTCCTCTCGGAACCGTCCGGATGTTCGGCCTGTAGGTGTGGACCGAGCGGCGCACCCCCCTGAGATGGTTCCGCAAGGCCAAGCCCCGTTACTCGAAGAGTAAGTCGAAGTAGCTTGAGTGATCAGTTAGATCCCTCCGCCACTAACAGACCACAACGGGATAGGCGCACACGCTGGACGACCGAAGATACCTGTTTAGTTATGCGTGCGCATTATATTGCCACCTATCTTGCGACAGATTCCGGCAGGACCTACAGACAACATCTAATGGAGATCTGGGAGTGTATATGTCCATCTAGACCGACGTATGTCCAACTTCTTTCAAACCGAGTCAGATGGATACTCCAGAACCAAAAGTTAATCTCGCGCCGAGCTTGAGAATATAAAGACTGGCTGCTTTCCGCATATACCCGAACAACAGGAGAACCAAACAGAGCCGCTCCCACGAAGATCCTCGGTGGGAGTGCGCAGGAGTGGTCTCTTCGTACGGAGAGACCAAGATGATACATTGGAGCGGCATTTCCTGGAGAATCTTATGAAGTTTTCTGGGATTGCGCCAGACAAGAGACCCCGAATACCGCGGATGTACCATTCAAAACATGTTCTCGAGTCTGTGAGAGCTCTCAACATAATTCTCCCGAAACACCTGGAGACTATCAATGAGCTGAAGGAGGTGGTTGACGTAGTATACGCTGGGGCTGTTACCATCTGTGAGATCCATGGGAAAAGAATTGGCCTGCCCAGTACTCCTGCTTTGCCCACGGAGCCCCCCTGGAAGATACGGCTGGAAAAGAAGATTATAAGTATGAGAAAGAAAATTGGTGTGCTGTATACTTACCTTAATACCCGAAATCCGTCCAAGAAGACTCTCAAAGCCGTAAGAAGGATTGCTGCCGAACTCCGAATAAAGCGAAGAGACCCTGGCTTTAAAGATAAGATCAACTTCTACTGTGATACCCTAAAACAGAAAATAAAGGCATTAGGTAGCCGCATGAGACGCTATAATGAGAGAGTGAAGCGCTATAAGAACAATAGGCAATTTTTCCAGGACCGGGGGCGGTTCTTTCGTGGTCTTGAACAGGATGGTTATCAGGGGAACGAGCGCCTAGACCCCGGAACAGCACATAAGTTTTGGAGCGGTGTGTGGTCCGAAAAATGCGTCCATGATGAGCGGGCATACTGGATAGGAGAGGCGCAGGCGGGGATGCCACAAACGCAGATGGAGGAGGTCAATATAACAGAGTCAGACATAGCAGAAGTTCTAAGGAAAGCCAATAATTGGGCGTCGCCAGGATCGGATAAGGTGCACAATTATTGGTGGAAATATTTCACCAATGTACACACTACTTTGGCCACATTATTCCAGAAGTCCTTATCTGATCCCTCGATCATACCTGAGTCTTTCACTCTGGGTGTGACGCATCTCATTCCAAAGGATGGTGACCGGAAGAACCCTCAGAACTATAGGCCCATAACATGCCTTCCAGCTGTCTATAAAATCCTGACAGCAGTTATCACGAGGCACATCAACAAACATCTGAGAGACAACAACCTAATGGCCGAAGAACAAAATGGATGCCGTATAAACACCAAAGGCTGCAAAGAACTTCTAGTGGTGGACTATATTCTGACTGAGCAAGCCAGGAAAAAACTAAGAAACATCTCTATTGCCTGGATTGATTACCGTAAGGCATTCGATTCTGTCCCGCATACCTGGCTTGTGAAAGTGCTCGAATTGCATGGTATCTCTGGTCCTGTGGTCAACCTCCTGAAGTACCTCATGACTACCTGGAGGACCTCCCTTCTTCTATGGTCGGAGAGCGGGGCGGTGGTGTCTGAGGAGATCTGGATCAGGCGGGGAATATTCCAGGGCGACACATTAAGCCCTATATGGTTTTGCATGGCGCTTAACCTTTTGAGCCGGTTACTCAACAACACGGAATACGGGTACATCATTGACAAACAGCGAAACCTACGGATCAGTCACCACCTGTATATGGATGCTGTATCCTGTATGCATCCAGTCCTGATCAACTGAGAAGGCTGCTAGAAATTGTCGCGGCTTTTAGTGATTCCATTAAAATGCAGATGGGAGTAGTCAAATGTGCCATGCTAGATGTGAGAAGGGGAAAAATTCAGAACACCGAAGATGGAGTTACCTTGATGAATGCCACCAATATACCTGCTCTGAACGCGAATGATTCCTACAAATATCTTGGGATAAATCAAGCACTGGAAATGCGAATTTCAGagatgaagaaaatattcaaggaaaagctatataaGCGAGTAAATGTGCTCCTTAAAACGAAACTTAACTCCAAATCTCTTTTCACAGCCATTAACACCTGGGCAATACCCTGTTTGACGTATTCCTTCGGGATCCTCACCTGGTCACAGACTGACCTCCGTGAAATAGATCGAACTATAATACAATACTCACGAAGTATGGCGTACATCACCCACATTCGTCAACAATCCGACTATACTTGCCTAGACAACATGAAGGCAGGGGTTTGATAAACTTAGAGACGACACATGGAAAGAACATAAATAGCCTGAGAGAATATTTCCTCAGCAAAAACTCACCTCTATTTCGGGCCATCCGCGAAGCTGATAGTAATATATCTGCGTTAAAACTGTCGAATTCGGACCATCGAGAAGCGGTGCGGACGTTGGATGAGCTGGTGGATGAATGGAGCTCAAGGCCTCTGCATGGTAGATATCCTGGACATCTGAAAAGTAAAAACATCAATAAAAGTGAATCCCTTACCAACCTGCGTGCGGGATATCTCTTTCCTGAGACAGAGGGGCGGCTCATGGCAATCCAGGACCAGGTCATGCCAACGAGAATGTACCTGAAGCATATAACGAAGCAGAATATTCCATCCGATCGATAAAGAAAATGTTCCCAGGCGCAGGAGTCCATACAGCATGTGACCTCTTCATGCACAATCCTGGCATCAAGAGATTATTTAGATAGACATAATGCCATGGGCAAAATTTACCACCAACAACTAGCCTTAAAACTTGGTCTAATCCAGAATGAAGAGCAGCAACACTTGTATCAGCCCAAGACGCTCCTGCAAAACCAACGCTATAAGCTATACTGGGATGCTACGCTTATCACAGATAGAGGGGTAGCGCATAACAGACCGGATGTTGCTTTATTCGACATGGAGAGGGAAACATGTCTGCTACTGGATTTCACGATACCTGCCGACGATAACCTCACGAGAGCGTATACGGAGAAATTGTCAAAGTACGCCGATCTTGCCTTTCAACTGCGCGAACTGTACAAGCTCAAGTCGATCAGTATACTCCCGCTGATTATTTCTGTCAACGGACTCGTGGAGGAGCACCTTATTGGAAATACAGATAGACTGTGTCTCCCCCGCGAAGTCATCTCAAGCTCGCAGAAACAGGTAATCCTCAGTACAACCAGGATCGTACGAAAATTCCTGCAGGAATCGTAGCTGCCATTCTTGTCTTGACGACCAGTCCGACAAGTATGGGTAAAACCTGTTGCAAACagtgattattaaaaaaaaaatatatatatatatatatatatatatatatatatatatatatatatatatatatatatatatatatatatatatatatatatatatatatgtctgcAATTTTAAGGGATATCGACTGAAGCGAGGTAGAtttaaatactctttatttcttgCCTAGCTTTCGGAAAACTTTGTTTCCATCATCAGggccaaaaatgttgaggttatTCCTCAGTAATTACAAATAAACTTGAAAACATTGAGACAACAGTTCACAAGACAAGTAGTCAATTTttaaaacgcaataaattatgtTTCGATAAATCTAACcttaaaataattgatcacAGAGTATACAAATCAGTCCACAGATTATTCTGTCATAATGATGATGGAAACAAAGTTTTCCGAAAGCTAGGcaagaaataaagagtatttaaaTCTACCTCGCTTCAGTCGATATCCCTTAAAATTGCAGAcatttatagtacgactgttaactaatcaaatatatatatatatatatatatatatatatgttcggataggtttccgcggtaggaaatatttgaactttgtgtgttccggattggaccgcgtctaatatttttctcgaatcCCTCGAATCTACGGATTGCCTAAAGTTCACAAACCGGACATCCCTCTTCGTCCAATCGTCAGTGCCTTTGGATCCCCAACTCATCATCTTGCTAAATACTTAGCTTCTACACTTCAACCACTAGCTGAAGAATCATCATCACATGTGAAGAATTCTTTCCACTTCATCGAAACCTTAAGAACGTATCAAATCCATCAGTCAGACATTCTTGTCAGTTTTGAAGTCGTATCTCTCTTCACCAATATTCCACTCAAAGAGTCCCTTGAAATACTGGAGATCAAACATCACATACCCCAGGATACATTGACTCTTATAAACCATTGCATGTCGAACACGTACTTCCTCTTTCAAGGTACATTTTACAAACAGGTGAAGGGTGCACCCATGGGATCTCCACTTTCTCCAGCCATCGCTGATATTTACATGGAAGATTTTGAAACCAACGCCATCGAATCGTTCCACCTAAAACCTACTTGCTGGCTTCgatatttctttgtttgttttCATAACAATAGAAAATCTATAATGCTAACTCATACCTAAAAATGCAATTCAAATAATGATTTTGAAGAAGGaatgatatttattttaaataactATGACCTAGTGTATTTTCCCCAGATATGTAACATAAATACTGAGGCTATGAAGAGAAGGGACATAACTAGAACTGGGACTGGTCCTACTTTGATTCCGGGAGAATCGTCTGTGTAAAACCTCCACATACCACCAGTACCTGCTCCTGTGTTTTTGCTGCGAGCAGCAGTTGTGGTGGTTGTTTTCCTTTGTCTGACGGTGCTTCCGTTTGTTGATCTAGGGGCTACTGCCTTTGAGGGAGACCTGCTAGCTCCCCCAACAGATGTTGCACTTGGTGCTGCGGGCATGATGTCAAActgttttttttcagttaattaATTAAGATTCTAGTAGTAAATTTTTACTAGCACAATTTTCTCATCAATGAATAAATCCGACTGATCATAAAGGCGCATGAAACAAACGCGATGTGGACGATGTCTTCGTCATATGGCCACATGGACCCGAAACTCTCCAAGACTTCTTTGATCATccgaataatataaatatccatatCAAATTCACTATGGAAATTGAAACCAACAATTCACTCCCTTTTCTTGATGTCCTCGTAGCGAAATCCAACGATTCCTTCACACACAcgatttacagaaaaccaacccACACAAACAGCTacctgaatgcaaattcacACCATCATCCGTCTCAAATCAACTCCGTATTGAACTCCTTGAACCATAGATCCATAAAACTGACAGATAACCTACACAttccaaaagaaatcaacatcctTCAAACCGCCCTACAACAGAATGGCTACAACAGTCAACAAGTTCAGAAAGCCATCAAGCGACATCAGACCCATACACAACAACCCAAAaatcctccagaaaatttccctcataaagcttttctaccttttatcaaaggtgtcactgacaaaatcagtcgcatactacgaaaacaggatataaaaacagatttcacagccgataacaaaatttccaaatttcttcgaacaccaaaggatacgatcgataacgagtctcaaggagtatacgagataccatgttccgcatgtcctagaacatacataggacaaaccaacagacgtataactaacagagtatatgagcaccaactcgcaatacgccaaggagatccaacatctgccctattcaaacactactctGAAACAGGACATAACGTTGATTTTGAGGGATGTAACACCATCTCTGCAGAGAGAACCCTCACATGTAGGATAATCCGTGAAGCACTCGAGATCGAAAAACGAGCCAATTGCCACAACAGGCGGGATGATGGTCAAAGATTACCCAACAATTGGAAACCTTTGATTTCCCGTCTCATGGCAACACATCGATCGATAATTCAGCGCCCGACAACAACCCGATCGACAGCTTCATACCACCCGTACCAGGCTCCCAGTTGCCACCCGTTCGATAACAACCCGATCGATGACTCGAAGTCACGAGACAGCATCACCATCGGTTCCTGCACAAtcgataacaactcgatcgacaACAAACCGATCGAAAACTACTCGATcaataacaactcgatcgatgACAGCTCGATCAATGACTGGAGGCAGCCTaaggctaggaacatagtgaagcgaccaagaggaGCGAAGAGGATAGTAGAGAGGATAGAGGCGAATTCAAACGAATATATTCTAATAGGGTAGTACATAGTGCAGCGATCTCGAATGCGGTTGCGCGAGGCGGTTAAGCGAGGATAGAACCGAGATcggggaagtttgttttctttcaTCGCCGCGCAGCTGcgcaataaataaatcaaattggAAAAGGAGGCATTCATAAGttcgatatttgtgaaaataaatttgtGGAATCAGAGAGATGCTCAAcatcataattgatatattttggacAAGTTATAGGATGCTGTAGcggatgaaatgaaacaaataagTAATTAATCCGTGGGAGTGATAGGGTCGCGAATGAAATTAGtccagtttttcattaattaagattcaattttttccagaatgtagtCATTGCAATATTCATacggaaatatgaaagaaatttctctggatgatcatgtaattctttatacaagtgatgaaattcaccatgtactttcctagatttattaatttcgtgaacactacaagttcttctattttcatcatttttcattacataccagagtttcaataacgaattttctaacagtataAATCCATCTTTCGGAAACGCGCCTCCTCTATAATAATCAAACTCGACTATCGCCTTGATTTCTTGTTCGCCTCACTATGAGATGACACCTCGTCATCGCCGCTACTCTCGGGAACCGCTATCCTCTCTGctatcctcttcgcacctcttggtcgcttcactatgttccCAGCCTAACAGCTACGCAACCGGCTCCTGCGCAACTTCCATCACGTGGGTCACCCCCTTCTGCTGTAAATGCAGGACCTCTCGTGGTTAACATTCAGTTGCCTCGAAGGAcggaagataaccacacctacgagaatactcttgttgatgatacctggggagtaggcagattgagaccccggcgtaaagtcaacggttcttgagaatggctccaaaatccaaaatatatatatatatatatatatacatatatatatttcctttataattttttccgattcggcccggttacaaagatactacaggctgttgaaaatcgatcaaaaaatttgattttcggctatatctcgtaaattgttctatcgaaggaaatgatttttggaaaaaagctattcattgatgtgatacatcttttccgaacacaggattccctacacatctttcagtttcttcattatgaacattacatcccataaaaataccagaaattcaaagaacccaaCTCTCAAAAGTAATttaaacgttcattgaagaatatttggctaattagaaaaataaaagtattcttcatattttcttgtacaaagcgccgttttcgagtaacttgatcttaaaaaaaaaaattatctgtgaaattcaaaaaattgggtacttttgTAATGTAGGTCAAATTCCAATATCAATTTCAGTAGCGATATTTCCGCAAGGTAGCTACTAttggaattcattgttgaattaccAATAATTTGTTACTATGTCGTCAATGATAATTTGTAAACCATATTCTCATATATAAATATGCATATAAGCCGGTATAGGCAGTTCCATAAGAAATGTGCTAAAGAGTTCTAGATTCGACATTATTGTTTCTTCACACGATCTCGTGTAATGTAAAGTTGGTGATACTATGAATAAACCTCATCTATTACTCCCTTGAGTGTGTGTCTTATTTCACCCTGCATGAACGATAAGACTGGTACCTGGTAAGAACATCACATGGCGATCTTGCCAGTCCCATGCAGATTTGGTTGATAGAAAAAGGCATACTACACCCAAGACGACATCACAGCTAAAACATGGGTTCTTCTAAATCTAAAGAAGAAGAGGTCATCATCACCCAAGCAGGCACTACCAACGAGCTGAAAGAGTGGACCACCTCAGAGATTTTAGGAATTGCTTAGAAAATACAAAGGGAGATACGAAGAAGCCTAGAGTTGGTATGAGTGAAAAaccataataaatttttattgttttttatttgttttacttGTGATTTTGTGGACTCTTATTtcgatttgatgaatttgattattatatggataaaattgaggaattaaataatatagttaGGAAATTTTTGGATAATATTAATAAAGAACCGAAAGAGCGTAGGGAGCGATTAGataggaatgaaaaattgttatttgattTGAATAAGTTAGATAATCAATTtgcaagaataataaaaaattcagatagtACTGACCCAGATTTTCTCGAGCTTTTTGAAAAGCATTCTGAACAAATAAGAGCTTCACTCAAAAATGCAAAGGATATATTGAACCAAAGAATTGTAATTATAAATAGTTCAAAAAATTCTGTGAAAATGGGAGAAAAATTCGATTTGAGGACTGCTGCTTCTTTATTGCCGTCTATTGACAGCACTGAGGAATCAGTAAAACAATTGATCGATTCTATAGAATTATACAACGATATGTTagaagaatcagaaaaaatgaaattaattaattatattctTAAAATCAAATTGACTCAAAACGCAAAATTAAGATTAAGACGGGATTATCGGAAAGTTGATGAATTGGTGTTAGATATGAAAAATTTACTTTTAACTAAAAAATCACCTGCAGCGCTTTCTACCCAGTTACACAATGTTAGACAAGAAGGTAAATCGATCGAGGATTTCGCTAAATTAGTATAACAACTCTCTTTAGACCTAACTATTTCGCAAGCTGATAATGATAGCGCAGCTTTAGATGTTTTAAGGcaagtaaatgaaaaaatagcGATAAACACTTTTGCCAATGGTTTGAAAAATTCCGAGATAAGAACTATTATAAAAGCGAGAAACTACCCAAATTTAAAGGATGCTGTAGCTTCAGCCAAAGAGGAAGAGTTAGtgaaaaattcttatcaaacgTCTAAtcctaaattatttcatttcaggcAGAGAAATTCCACacacaatgaaaataaatataggtCAGGTAGACGCTATTCAGAAAATAACAATCGTAGGCAAAAATTCAACCCGAATCATACTACGAAAGAAGGTCGCGGTCGTCGCTCTAATTACAATAACAATAGGAATAATAGGAATTCGAAATCTCATCATGTTTATATGACAAAATCGGACGATGAAGAAATGCAAAACGccgatgaaaagttttttcgTTCCTAACGTAAACTATAATATGAATGCTTTGAACTTTGTTGAGGTCAAGTATggcaaaaatgaattgaattttttaattgatactGGTGCTAGCATCAGctgcatattttcagaatatttgcaGAAGGGAGAATACATAGATACTTCAgggaaaataaatatcaaaggtATTGCCGGATCCACATCTTCCAGGGGTTCcgcaaatatttcattgattataagtaataaaaattttcctCACCATTTTTCTGTGCTTAAATCATTTGATCTTAGTATTCATGGTATACTAGGCTCAGATTTTTTGAACAAATATAAAGCTATCATTGATtacgaaaaatttttaataacatTGCATAATGATAACGATGAAATTAGTGTCCCCTTGAAATCAAAGGTGGAATATTGTACTATTATACCTCCCAGATgcgaaataattcattattgttaTACCGATGAAACAGAGGATTGTGTTATTTTGAACGAACAAATTAGCAATGGAGTGATTATTGCAAGTACGATTGCAAAACCTAAAgcaaataaaattccagtcagAATATTAAACGTGAATGAAAGAGAgataaaaatcaagaattttcaaccaaaacttgaaattctttcaaatttcgaaGTACTAAATTATGGTCGAAATTATATATCGGTAGAAAGAGTAGATGAAGTGTTGGATTCAGTTAATATGAAGTCattgaatgaagaagaaaaaacatcTATCCAGAAAATCTGTGCTAAATATGCGGATGTTTTTCATCTTGAAGGAGACCCTCTAACAGTTACTAATTtatatcgacaaaaaattttactCAAACCTGAAGCGCAACCCGTATATGTAAAACCATACAGGTTACCACACTCACAGAAAAGCGAGATTCATAAACAAGTCGACAAAATGTTGCAAGATGGAATCATAGAAGAGGCAAAATCAGAATGGTCATCACCATTATTGATTGTACCAAAGAAACCGGATAAAAATGGAGTTAAAAAATTCAGAGTAGTTTTAGATTATAGGTTATTGAATAAGCAAATTAAGGATGATAAATTTCCTTTATCGAATATTACTGAAATCTTGGATTCTTTGTCAGGAGCAATGTATTTTTCCCATCTTGATTTAGCCCAAGGATATTACCAATTAGAATTACATCCCGACAGTAGACCATATACAGCTTT is a window of Harmonia axyridis chromosome 2, icHarAxyr1.1, whole genome shotgun sequence DNA encoding:
- the LOC123672364 gene encoding protein transport protein Sec61 subunit beta-like, with amino-acid sequence MPAAPSATSVGGASRSPSKAVAPRSTNGSTVRQRKTTTTTAARSKNTGAGTGGMWRFYTDDSPGIKVGPVPVLVMSLLFIASVFMLHIWGKYTRS